In the Podospora bellae-mahoneyi strain CBS 112042 chromosome 4, whole genome shotgun sequence genome, one interval contains:
- a CDS encoding hypothetical protein (EggNog:ENOG503P32E; COG:S) — MPSHHRYPSSPKLPPSSDDEFSFSEVQSTTPSRPPPSSRQQSQSQYPPSKPKTPITHNAAPSSPYDPETKEATLQRELQGVRAINTAIESIISTLERAKGNMGTVSQTVTNASTLLNTWTRILSQTEHNQRLILNPNWKGASGDIADMEHEALLKQQEEERRAREAERRREEARRKAEEEERKRAAGTVSAGSGTTRGRGFARGTTTGRGRGAGLVRSTSSAGRTTTGTGIARGGSSTSSRGTSGIGRGGFGYGRVAAPGTRGAKKET; from the exons AtgccctcccaccaccgctatccctcctcccccaaactacccccctcctcagacGATGaattctccttctccgaagtccaatccaccaccccctcccgtccacccccttcttcccgccagcaatcccaatcccaataccccccctccaaaccaaaaacccccatcacccacaaTGccgccccctcatccccgtACGACCCGGAAACAAAAGAAGCAACCCTCCAACGCGAACTCCAAGGCGTCCGCGCAATCAACACAGCCATCGAATCCATAATCTCAACGCTCGAGCGAGCAAAAGGCAACATGGGT ACCGTCTCCCAAACCGTCACCAAcgcctccaccctcctcaacacctgGACCCgcatcctctcccaaaccGAACACAACCAACGCCTGATCCTCAACCCAAACTGGAAAGGCGCATCAGGCGACATAGCCGACATGGAGCACGAAGCCCTCCTCaaacagcaagaagaggagcgcAGAGCAAGAGAggcagagaggaggagggaggaggcgaggaggaaggctgaggaggaagaaagaaagcgCGCTGCTGGGACGGTGTCAGCAGGTAGTGGGACgacaagggggagggggttcgCTAGGGGGACCACGAcgggaagagggaggggggccgGGTTGGTTAGGAGCACCTCTTCTGCTGGGAGGACTACAACAGGAACTGGGATTGCCAGGGGGGGGAGTAGTACCTCCTCAAGAGGGACGagtgggattgggagggggggttttgggtaTGGGCGGGTTGCGGCGCCCGGGACGAGGGGGGCTAAGAAGGAGACTTGA
- a CDS encoding hypothetical protein (EggNog:ENOG503Q3FM; COG:S) encodes MARTRSKGGPASTSADKTASTTAKAASTSTFTLPAESSNPPKLFVLPKNTSSSVRIITLENPRYGNPTRYLVCPETGSFYEFTKAAPPNKSTPRSWLLSSEKSEKEPALESQTIQSPDLYLATPYDPLFLLLPALFKSSNSKSDNQQRQYLSLDDYLDLIPNTDRHFSEILTLPNSLIEKVLEARLASVCDLVEMGDDTMYRPNESKLSAIILSKASKMAENLPPSMEEKFIKKALEAPVMGVVKDQPPPPPPTSTSSPEETASPSASESQSTVTTSSGTTPSTAVTTPATEEAPEPTFAPAITASSATISLQRLRTSLNFILSSYLPPFLSKTVLSSLPSETFTELEEYLTKLSKLRTEAAASRNIDINGGKRARDEDDDERLEKKRKMEQEEKVKKANTSRGVKQLAKVNTAGMMKLSAFFKKA; translated from the coding sequence ATGGCGCGAACACGATCAAAAGGCGGCCCTGCCTCGACGAGCGCCGATAAAACCGCTTCGACAACAGCCAAAGCCgcctcaacatcaacatttACTCTGCCCGCCGAGTCATCCAACCCACCGAAGctcttcgtcctccccaagaacacctcctcctcagtacgcatcatcaccctcgagAACCCTCGATATGGCAATCCAACCCGATATCTCGTCTGCCCAGAAACCGGCTCCTTCTACGAGTTCACCAAAGCCGCACCCCCAAACAAATCCACCCCCCGAAGCTGGCTGCTCTCAAGCGAGAAATCCGAAAAGGAGCCCGCTCTAGAATCTCAAACCATTCAATCCCCCGATCTCTACCTCGCAACCCCCTACGACCCCttattcctcctcctcccagccctcttcaagtcctccaactccaaaTCCGACAACCAACAACGTCAATACCTCTCCCTAGACGACTACCTAGACCTAATCCCTAACACAGACCGGCACTTCTCCGagatcctcaccctccccaacagccTCATCGAAAAAGTCCTCGAAGCCCGTCTAGCCAGCGTATGCGACCTTGTCGAAATGGGCGACGACACAATGTACCGCCCCAACGAATCCAAACTCtccgccatcatcctctccaaagcCAGCAAAATGGCCGAGAACCTCCCCCCAAGCATGGAAGAGAAGTTTATCAAaaaggcgttggaggcgcCAGTCATGGGGGTAGTCAAagaccaaccaccaccaccaccaccaacctccacctcttccccagaagaaaccgcctccccatccgcctcAGAGTCCCAATCTaccgtcaccaccagcagtggtacaaccccctcaacagcCGTCACAACCCCAGCCACCGAAGAAGCCCCCGAACCAACTTTTGCCCCAGCAATaaccgcctcctcagccaccatctccctccaaCGACTGCGCACATCCCTCAACTTTATTCTTTCGTCctacctcccccctttcctctccaaaaccgTGCTATCATCCCTTCCATCTGAAACGTTCACAGAATTGGAGGAGTATCTGACAAAACTGTCCAAACTCCGGACCGAAGCGGCTGCTTCGAGAAATATTGACATTAATGGAGGGAAACGCGCCagagacgaggacgatgatgagaggctggagaagaagcgcaagatggagcaggaggaaaaggtgaagaaggcgaatACGAGCAGGGGGGTAAAGCAGCTGGCCAAGGTTAATACcgcggggatgatgaagttGTCTGCGTTTTTTAAGAAGGCTTAG
- a CDS encoding hypothetical protein (BUSCO:EOG092618UZ; EggNog:ENOG503NVFY; COG:D), with translation MAAQWPPRSPHKALLSTPGGREKLRRLADRSSPSPSPSKLRNSRSQPSLGMGEQPMYDGAMDLDDDEEDEEMLQLKLQAIQAKLKLKKLQAARAHKKASSLAEPGPQNGGAVGAGVTREIPFQSRLALARERIERPPTQAPVEVPASPVRKSATMSNLDASPKRVLLGIDKGRKATEMSLKRPASQRQLGTNNHQQTLSGSGMSNFPRRAKSPEAARPLSFNERLASARTEEATRQEQAKRVQKARSTAFSIGRQEMEEYKAKAEDLPEVPYQPDELSRDQLLSALGRTNSTATAPTSAPTGYLRRSRTASDLRNTITTKNPNADSSDLFLGPSSVSSSFSAPANNNYNNASDSSFEIFSSFHLSKRILPHPVLARAVSSKKIYQLKDLLKHVKAPDWSLPDIESDIVVFAILASKSDPRSHRPGPSGTQSDRGKYMVLTLVDLQFEVELFLFNSGFDRFYKLTPGTVVAILNPSVLPPPKGREDTGRFGLVINSDEDTILEVGKARDLGYCKSVKKDGQLCNGWVNGRRTEYCEFHTNEAVRKARGGRMELNNTVGSGMDGAKKANSREWYGKKEKDVNQGYDRFTGTKYFVSRGTADGDDRDEMGMADRVERQEALKRRLLQREKERDIARQLGSWGGGAGKDYMSRAAGKGGQGGGSFTSSTVGSSQTQPQTGSSVNGSGSFGSTVGTSFGSWDGGAVMGSQQRERRYDAAALGLTGRRGQGAPKVELGPVKRKRPVSSASSSTVSTMSASVQGVAEKAQPKVALGWGSGLTTKLGRMREGERLDGRKMEVETLIAASRAARDDKSPVRKKTRFVTEKGIREAGRDSLGEGLGVSVGSGTALPAASVLSRSRRRVMLDDDDDDDLIIVK, from the exons ATGGCCGCCCAGTGGCCCCCGAGATCGCCCCACAAAGCCCTCCTCAGCACTCCCGGCGGACGAGAAAAACTGCGTCGCTTGGCTGACcgctcctctccctcaccatcaccctccaaacTCCGAAACTCGCGATCGCAACCATCCCTGGGAATGGGCGAACAACCAATGTACGACGGCGCAATGGAcctggacgacgacgaggaggatgaggagatgtTGCAGCTCAAGCTTCAGGCGATCCAGGCAAAGCTGAAACTGAAGAAGCTCCAGGCGGCAAGGGCACACAAAAAAGCGTCTTCCCTGGCAGAACCTGGGCCACAAAATGGAGGAGCAGTTGGAGCAGGCGTTACAAGAGAGATTCCCTTTCAGTCAAGACTGGCATTGGCCCGGGAAAGGATAGAAAGACCACCAACACAAGCCCCTGTTGAAGTTCCAGCCTCGCCAGTCCGGAAGTCGGCGACAATGTCGAATCTGGACGCCTCTCCGAAACGAGTTCTGCTAGGTATTGACAAGGGACGAAAAGCAACCGAGATGTCACTGAAGCGACCGGCAAGTCAGAGGCAGTTGggaaccaacaaccaccagcaGACCCTGAGCGGGAGCGGCATGTCCAACTTTCCCCGGCGCGCGAAATCACCAGAAGCCGCCCGCCCTCTCAGTTTCAACGAGCGTCTTGCTTCAGCCAGGACAGAGGAAGCCACCCGTCAGGAACAAGCGAAGAGAGTCCAAAAAGCGAGGAGCACAGCGTTCAGCATTGGCAGGCAGGAAATGGAAGAGTATAAAGCCAAAGCGGAGGACTTGCCAGAGGTGCCGTATCAGCCGGATGAGCTCTCGCGAGATCAGCTGTTGTCTGCGCTTGGGAGAACAAACAGCACTGCCACTGCGCCTACCAGTGCACCGACGGGATACCTGAGGAGAAGTCGGACTGCTTCTGACTTgcgcaacaccatcaccacgaAGAACCCAAATGCGGACTCGTCAGACTTGTTTCTTGGCCCGTCATCAGTCAGCTCGTCGTTTTCTGCCCCGgcgaacaacaa ctacaacaacgCGAGTGACTCGTCTTTCGAGATCTTTTCTAGCTTTCACCTCTCTAAACGGATATTACCCCACCCTgttttggcgagggcggttTCGTCAAAGAAGATATACCAGCTTAAAGACCTACTCAAGCACGTCAAGGCCCCTGATTGGAGTCTGCCGGATATAGAGTCGGATATTGTCGTGTTTGCGATTTTGGCATCGAAATCCGACCCGAGGTCTCACCGGCCCGGACCGAGCGGGACGCAGTCTGATAGGGGGAAGTACATGGTGCTCACGCTGGTTGATTTGCAGTTTGAGGTCGAGCTGTTTCTCTTCAACAGCGGGTTTGACCGGTTCTACAAACTAACGCCcgggacggtggtggcgatTCTGAACCCGAGTGttttgccgccgccgaaggggagggaggatacGGGGAGGTTTGGGCTGGTGATTAATAGTGATGAGGATACGATCTTGGAGGTGGGGAAGGCGAGGGATTTGGGGTACTGCAAGTcggtgaagaaggatggGCAGCTTTGTAATGGGTGGGTgaatgggaggaggacggagTATTGTGAATTTCATACGAACGAGGCGGTTAGGAAGGCtaggggggggaggatggagttGAACAATACTGTTGGGAgcgggatggatggggcGAAGAAGGCTAATTCGAGGGAGTGGtatgggaagaaggaaaaggatgTGAACCAGGGGTATGATAGGTTTACGGGGACAAAGTATTTTGTCAGTAGGGGGAcggcggatggggatgatagggatgagatggggatggcggatcgggtggagaggcaggaggcgctgaagaggaggttgttgcagagggagaaggagagggatatTGCGAGACAgttggggagttgggggggtggggcgGGGAAGGATTACATGAGTAGGGCcgctggaaagggggggcaaggaggggggagttttACTAGTTCGACTGTTGGGTCTTCACAAACACAACCGCAAACGGGGAGCTCGGTGAATGGGAGTGGGAGCTTTGGGTCGACGGTGGGGACGAGTTTTGggagttgggatgggggggctGTGATGGGGAGTcagcagagggagaggaggtatGATGCTGCCGCGTTAGGGTtgacggggaggagagggcaggGCGCGCCGAAGGTGGAGCTGGGTCCTgtcaagaggaagagaccGGTGTCTTCGGCCAGTAGCTCGACGGTTAGTACTATGAGTGCGAGTGTCCAGGGGGTGGCGGAGAAGGCACAGCCAAAGGTGGCGTTGGGATGGGGATCGGGGTTGACGACgaagttggggaggatgagggagggggaacgCCTTGATGGGAGAAAAATGGAAGTGGAAACGTTGATTGCTGCTTCCAGGGCAGCGAGAGACGACAAATCCCCAGTCAGAAAAAAGACGAGATTTGTAACGGAGAAGGGGATACGagaggcggggagggatagTTTGGGagaagggttgggggtttcGGTTGGCAGTGGGACAGCTTTGCCAGCGGCGAGTGTGttgagcaggagcaggaggcgtgtgatgttggatgatgatgatgacgatgatttgATTATTGTCAAGtga
- the dna2 gene encoding DNA replication endonuclease-helicase Dna2 (EggNog:ENOG503NVHU; COG:L), whose amino-acid sequence MAARQHTRPRRVPSKCVVEKGTSFPRSPGHQDKTQTGPVDSIARYFEPGFAPYTFASRIWSSIRFVLPTSALCFFLVFIYIIHVVTPLPHDTMPPLQKSYSDSNKLPSKRSQWQRSKTDPNPAPPKPALRVSSKTKTKLKAFQFDAKDCESAAESDSTVDFLKKEEIVDSIPQVAPQSSPSLDDVPKAAPKADQEDSPSERLMWANDINPHESGISTILLYQNRKRRARSSSPVSSPITKGTTPAAGVRKTYQGLGPLRDDPTSALWGSYNIIGTDASPSRLANPSPADLMVSSSPRPARDGMAPGSQRSLRKTLSLGRNWPKRRKLGGLDETELGTRTNASQSKSVMVEEMLKTVGGELSRSFEVQARKSSSQGSQTVDTSRSRSPSREPPASSPLAQKLSRVAPDAAPARSKTSSDYGDDDFDDDTLMELDATILPTKEVDPPREEVPSAKPQPKSAADKFDDDEFDDFDVDFLEGAENLITQIEAQHASQSQAPAQQQAQPFLDDGGGDDDDDAYGGGFDDDDFDDADFDAMELAATQGASAHTLPTHVRIIRQKPKAIQRYLITNVLESSYVDDRGRESEEKVLWVEHEGTKTTYMVHLRGDWVDTQANPKAYVHIIGDFEPSRRCIIDNNHNIIILHPDQLISSTVIADSFTCMRRAVLQDRVKATSEATPALVYGTILHEVFQAALMANEWTMDYLRDVIDKTLQKHMEDIYVIKVSMDDARNHLVSKMPELRSWAQAFVSAAPQANANVQGRNGEKINMCVSKLLDVEEHVWSPMYGLKGNIDATVQVTMREGNVSQTLTVPFEVKTGKNATANHQAQTVLYNLLLSDRYDIEIAYGILYYMETSQTLRIPAIRHELRHMIMQRNALACYIRERSVQLPPMKRSKNACERCYAQTSCFIYHKLADGGNGDTSGLNEKFEAAVQHLSPRHQEFFLKWEDLLTKEEKESQKLRRELWTMVSTEREKVGRCFANVIIEEGSAFEDENQAKINRFTYTFIKESPAAGFSFMDSQLQVGEPIVVSDEQGHFALALGYVTAVRKQRISVAVDRRLHNARIRQPGFDEVHNQVFASIMEVAPEGAAPAQSQGKIKEPPIRYRLDKDEFSNGMATVRNNLVQIMTNGPQGFQRIRQLVVDLIPPSFKSAPTQYSVPGKNSLNVDQKAAVEKVMSAKDYALVLGMPGTGKTTTIAHIIRALIGQGKTLLLTSYTHTAVDNILLKLKDDKIPILRLGAPAKVHPEVRDFVTLASQPMSSFDEIRRAWHGTPVVATTCLGVNHPVFNERVFDYCIVDEASQITLPICLGPIRMARTFVLVGDHNQLPPLVQNNEARIGGLDVSLFKLLSDAHPSSVVNLEHQYRMSEDIMTLSNTLIYKGRLKCGTESLRNAELHVPHIETLKQRHHDAETFSQKPPAGTHCCPAPKPNSCWLHDLITPTTRVKFINTDLLPDSQEQAKGNRIVNPTEAKIITQLVDSLVLCGVPAEEIGVMTHYRSQLALLKYHLRGSTGGRDVEMHTADRFQGRDKSVILLSLVRSNDSGSIGELLKDWRRINVAFTRAKVKLLVVGSKKTLLGEGSEQQQGQEGEKDMIKRFVELMVQRQWVYDLGREQFEGHYFSFVEDYLSPAKGRTPVRRSAVVKKMVEESPLKGRKLMERFVAGGVGGNRVGDRNKENVRGGVSKQPTMGRKRIGERMLTKGGPVVRDILNELMG is encoded by the exons ATGGCAGCACGTCAACACACGCGACCCCGACGCGTACCGTCTAAGTGCGTCGTCGAAAAAGGCACTTCCTTCCCCCGGTCTCCAGGCCACCAGGACAAGACACAGACAGGTCCCGTCGACTCAATTGCTAGATACTTTGAACCTGGCTTTGCTCCATACACTTTTGCATCTCGAATTTGGTCCTCCATTCGTTTTGTCTTGCCCACTTCTGCACtgtgtttttttctggtcTTTATTTATATCATCCATGTTGTGACGCCCCTACCACACGATACCATGCCTCCACTACAGAAGTCCTATTCGGACAGCAACAAGTTACCCTCCAAG CGATCGCAATGGCAAAGATCGAAGACGGACCCCAACCCTGCTCCACCCAAACCTGCCCTCCGGGTCTCCTCCAAAACAAAgaccaagctcaaggcaTTTCAGTTTGATGCCAAAGACTGCGAGTCAGCCGCCGAGTCCGATTCTACCGTCGACTTCCTCAAGAAAGAAGAGATCGTCGACTCGATTCCACAAGTAGCTCCTCAGTCCTCGCCTTCCCTGGATGACGTCCCAAAAGCCGCCCCAAAAGCCGACCAAGAGGACTCCCCTAGCGAACGGCTGATGTGGGCAAACGACATTAACCCCCACGAATCTGGAATATCGACTATACTGCTCTATCAAAATCGGAAAAGGCGTGCTAGAAGCTCGTCACCAGTCTCTTCGCCCATTACCAAGGGTACCACACCCGCCGCTGGTGTCAGGAAGACCTACCAAGGCCTCGGGCCTCTTCGTGACGACCCAACATCAGCGCTCTGGGGTTCCTACAACATTATTGGGACAGACGCTAGTCCATCTCGCCTTGCGAATCCATCACCTGCCGATCTGATGGTGTCTTCGTCTCCTCGCCCCGCCCGGGATGGGATGGCACCTGGCAGCCAACGGTCTTTGAGGAAAACACTCAGTCTGGGTCGGAACTGGCCCAAGAGACGGAAGCTTGGGGGACTGGACGAAACAGAGCTTGGCACCCGAACGAACGCCTCACAGTCCAAATCGGTCATGGTTGAAGAAATGTTGAAAAccgttggtggtgagcttaGTAGATCATTCGAGGTCCAAGCCCGAAAGTCGTCCTCACAAGGATCGCAAACTGTCGACACCAGCAGAAGCCGATCTCCTTCACGAGAACCTCCTGCAAGTTCTCCACTCGCCCAGAAGCTCTCCAGAGTCGCCCCGGACGCAGCCCCCGCAAGAAGTAAGACTTCCTCGGACTACGGCGATGACGATTTCGACGATGATACTCTCATGGAGCTTGACGCTACAATACTTCCTACGAAAGAGGTCGACCCTCCAAGGGAGGAAGTCCCAAGCGCCAAACCACAGCCGAAATCCGCAGCTGACAAattcgacgacgacgagtttGATGATTTTGATGTGGATTTTTTGGAGGGTGCAGAAAATCTCATTACACAAATAGAAGCACAACATGCTTCCCAAAGTCAAGCCCCagcgcagcagcaagccCAGCCCTTTCTTGATGAcggtgggggggatgatgatgatgatgcatATGGGGGTGGctttgatgacgatgattttgatgatgccgaCTTTGATGCGATGGAGCTAGCCGCCACACAAGGGGCATCTGCCCACACCCTGCCAACACATGTACGTATCATACG ccaaaagccaaaagcTATCCAGAGGTATTTGATTACAAATGTGCTGGAGAGCTCCTATGTCGATGACCGTGGACGTGAATCCGAAGAAAAG GTCCTTTGGGTAGAGCATGAGGGCACCAAGACGACATACATGGTCCATCTCAGGGGTGACTGGGTTGATACGCAGGCTAACCCCAAAGCCTATGTTCATATCATCGGTGATTTTGAGCCTTCTCGCCGATGCATCAtcgacaacaaccacaacatcatcatttTGCACCCAGACCAGCTCATTTCCTCCACAGTGATTGCGGATTCTTTCACGTGCATGCGACGTGCTGTCCTCCAGGATCGCGTCAAGGCAACCAGCGAAGCGACGCCTGCTCTGGTCTATGGTACCATTCTCCACGAGGTGTTTCAGGCGGCTCTGATGGCCAACGAATGGACTATGGACTATCTGCGGGATGTCATCGACAAGACGCTCCAGAAGCACATGGAGGATATCTACGTCATCAAGGTCAGCATGGACGATGCCCGCAATCATCTTGTTTCGAAGATGCCGGAGCTCAGGTCCTGGGCCCAGGCATTTGTTTCTGCGGCACCCCAGGCGAATGCCAACGTTCAAGGACGAAACGGCGAAAAGATCAACATGTGTGTCAGCAAGCTCTTGGATGTTGAGGAGCATGTCTGGTCTCCCATGTATGGCCTCAAAGGCAACATTGATGCGACAGTGCAGGTCACAATGCGCGAAGGCAATGTCTCACAGACGTTGACTGTACCTTTTGAGGTCAAGACCGGAAAGAACGCCACGGCCAACCATCAGGCTCAAACTGTCTTGTACAATCTGTTGCTGTCGGATCGATACGATATTGAAATCGCCTACGGTATTCTGTACTATATGGAGACGTCGCAGACTCTCCGAATTCCCGCCATCAGACATGAGCTTCGGCATATGATTATGCAGCGCAACGCGCTGGCCTGTTATATCCGCGAAAGAAGTGTTCAGCTACCGCCCATGAAGAGAAGCAAGAATGCTTGCGAAAGATGTTATGCTCAGACGTCCTGTTTCATCTACCATAAGCTTGCCGATGGTGGAAATGGCGACACGAGTGGGCTGAACGAGAAATTCGAGGCTGCCGTTCAACATCTTTCTCCGAGGCATCAAGAGTTCTTTTTGAAGTGGGAGGATCTCTTGAccaaggaagaaaaggaaagtCAGAAACTCCGCCGCGAGCTTTGGACTATGGTCAGCACCGAACGCGAGAAGGTCGGTCGATGTTTTGCTAACGTCATCATCGAGGAGGGCTCGGcgtttgaggatgagaaccAGGCCAAGATTAACCGGTTCACGTACACGTTTATTAAGGAGAGTCCGGCGGCTGGGTTTTCTTTCATGGACTCGCAGCTTCAGGTTGGAGAGCCGATTGTTGTGTCTGACGAGCAGGGGCATTTCGCGCTTGCGTTGGGGTACGTTACGGCTGTGAGGAAGCAAAGGATTAGCGTGGCGGTTGACAGGAGATTACATAATGCCCGCATTCGACAGCCTGGGTTCGACGAGGTGCATAATCAGGTGTTTGCGAGTATCATGGAGGTGGCGCCCGAGGGGGCAGCTCCGGCACAAAGTCAGGGGAAGATCAAAGAGCCCCCTATTCGGTACAGACTCGACAAGGACGAGTTCAGCAACGGAATGGCGACGGTGCGGAATAATCTTGTTCAGATCATGACGAATGGTCCTCAGGGCTTTCAGCGGATACGTCAGCTTGTGGTCGATTTGATACCCCCCAGCTTCAAGTCTGCTCCCACTCAGTATTCCGTTCCGGGCAAGAACAGCTTGAACGTCGACCAAAAGGCAGCCGTGGAGAAGGTGATGAGTGCCAAGGACTACGCTTTGGTTCTGGGCATGCCCGGTACGGGCAAAACCACTACCATCGCGCACATCATCCGGGCTCTCATCGGTCAAGGCAAGACGCTTCTTCTGACGTCGTACACCCACACCGCTGTGGACAATATTCTCCTTAAGCTGAAAGACGATAAAATCCCCATTCTGCGTCTGGGAGCGCCAGCCAAGGTTCACCCCGAGGTTCGCGACTTTGTTACTCTCGCCAGTCAACCCATGTCCTCGTTTGACGAGATCCGCAGAGCCTGGCATGGCACCCCTGTGGTGGCCACCACCTGTCTAGGCGTCAACCATCCCGTCTTCAACGAGCGGGTATTCGACTATTGTATTGTGGACGAAGCATCTCAGATCACCCTGCCCATCTGCCTTGGCCCGATCAGAATGGCCCGCACTTTTGTTCTCGTCGGTGATCACAACCAACTCCCGCCTCTGGTCCAAAACAACGAGGCCCGGATTGGTGGTCTTGATGTCTCCCTCTTCAAACTCCTCTCCGACGCCCACCCATCCTCAGTGGTCAATCTCGAGCATCAATACCGCATGTCAGAAGACATCATGACCCTTTCCAACACGCTCATCTACAAAGGCAGACTCAAATGCGGGACTGAATCCCTCCGCAACGCGGAACTTCACGTTCCTCATATCGAAACCTTGAAGCAGCGGCATCATGACGCGGAGACCTTCTCTCAGAAACCCCCCGCCGGCACCCACTGCTGCCCTGCGCCAAAACCAAACAGCTGCTGGCTACACGATCTCatcacacccaccacccgcGTCAAGTTTATCAACACTGATCTCCTCCCCGATAGCCAGGAGCAAGCAAAAGGCAACCGCATCGTCAACCCCACCGAAGCCAAAATCATCACCCAGCTGGTCGATTCCCTTGTTTTGTGCGGTGTCCCCGCGGAAGAAATCGGAGTAATGACTCACTACCGCTCTCAACTCGCGCTACTGAAGTACCACCTGAGGGGAAGCACCGGGGGGAGAGATGTCGAGATGCACACCGCCGATCGTTTTCAAGGTCGGGACAAGTCTGTTATTTTACTTTCTCTCGTCCGCAGCAATGACTCTGGCTCCATTGGCGAGTTGTTGAAggattggaggaggatcaaTGTTGCGTTTACCAGGGCGAAGGTCAAGTTATTGGTGGTAGGGAGTAAGAAGACgcttttgggggaggggtcagagcaacaacagggacaagaaggggagaaggaCATGATCAAGCGGTTTGTGGAGTTGATGGTGCAGAGGCAGTGGGTGTatgatttggggagggagcagTTTGAGGGGCATTATTTTTCGTTTGTGGAGGATTATTTGAGTCcggcgaaggggaggacgccggtgaggaggtcggcggtggtgaagaagatggtggaggagagtccgttgaaggggaggaagttgatggagaggtttgttgctgggggggtgggggggaataGGGTCGGGGATAGGAATAAGGAGAATGTTAGGGGGGGGGTGTCGAAGCAGCCGacgatggggaggaagaggattggGGAGCGGATGTTGACTAAGggggggccggtggtgagggatatTTTGAATGAGTTGATGGGTTAG